Proteins encoded in a region of the Salipiger sp. CCB-MM3 genome:
- a CDS encoding YjbH domain-containing protein: MARRAGIAALLAGATALSSIAWADSVPSFNLYGLPGLIDMPDANMAPDATLALTYGRIGTANRGSLSFQIMPRMIGTFRYTGIGDFDHPASVDGVYYDRSFDLRFQILTESNWRPSVVVGLQDFIGTGIYSGEYIVATKTLYPGLQVTGGLGWGRLASNGGFGGFGERSQEVLGTGGQPTTDRWFRGDIAPFGGISWSPNKRLTYKIEYSSDAYDTESERADFEQNSPINLGLDYHFDGGTQLSLYLAHGTTLGAQVTLPMNPKTLGVPGGIESAPSPVKPRQPADVNDLGWASDLATAEASTEARLAKSLERDNLELQGFRLEPRRATLRLRNDKYGAPAQAIGRAARSMSRVLPASVEEFVIIPSQNGMPTSTVTMRRSDIEALENEAATDMLARTRFGEATSANTPPMTLDSYPRFRWSLAPYYAYSTFDPEGPLRLDLGASLRGTYEITPNIVLSGSVNKKIFGNLDDISREDESKLPRVRTDYGEFARESDPSIPRLTLGFYGKLAPELYGRLTLGYLEPMYAGASTEVLWKPADSRFALGAEVNYVERRDFDMLFGVQGNETTDPVSGITRSFPHVNGHVSAYYDFGQGYNAQLDVGRYIAGDSGATLTVTREFVNGWRIGAFATKTDVSSEDFGEGSFDKGLFITIPVAIGTGEPSRADSTITLRSVQRDGGAKLNIDDRLYERIRENHEPDVAASWGRFWR, from the coding sequence ATGGCAAGACGGGCGGGTATCGCGGCACTTCTGGCCGGGGCGACGGCGCTTTCGAGCATCGCCTGGGCGGACAGTGTTCCGAGCTTCAACCTTTACGGCCTGCCGGGCCTCATCGACATGCCGGACGCGAACATGGCGCCCGACGCGACGCTGGCCCTGACCTATGGGCGTATTGGCACCGCCAACCGTGGCTCGCTCAGCTTCCAGATCATGCCGCGGATGATCGGCACCTTCCGCTACACTGGCATTGGCGATTTCGACCATCCGGCCTCGGTCGATGGCGTCTACTATGACCGCAGCTTCGACCTGCGCTTCCAGATCCTCACCGAGAGCAACTGGCGCCCCTCGGTGGTTGTCGGCCTGCAGGACTTCATCGGCACCGGCATCTACAGCGGCGAATATATCGTCGCGACCAAGACGCTTTACCCCGGTCTGCAAGTCACCGGTGGCCTCGGCTGGGGCCGTCTGGCGAGCAATGGCGGCTTTGGTGGCTTTGGGGAACGCTCGCAAGAGGTGCTGGGCACCGGCGGCCAGCCCACCACAGACCGCTGGTTCCGCGGCGATATCGCGCCCTTCGGCGGCATCAGCTGGTCGCCGAACAAGCGCCTTACCTACAAGATCGAATATTCCTCGGACGCTTATGACACCGAAAGCGAGCGGGCGGATTTCGAACAGAACAGCCCGATCAACCTCGGGCTCGACTATCACTTCGACGGCGGCACGCAGCTGTCGCTCTATCTGGCCCATGGCACCACGCTGGGGGCGCAGGTGACGCTGCCGATGAACCCCAAGACGCTGGGGGTGCCCGGCGGCATCGAAAGCGCGCCGAGCCCGGTGAAGCCGCGCCAGCCCGCGGATGTGAACGATCTGGGCTGGGCCAGCGATCTTGCCACTGCCGAAGCCTCGACCGAAGCCCGACTGGCGAAGAGCCTCGAGCGGGACAACCTCGAACTGCAAGGCTTCCGGCTGGAGCCGCGCCGCGCGACGCTGCGGCTGCGCAACGACAAATACGGCGCTCCGGCGCAGGCGATTGGCCGCGCCGCGCGCAGCATGAGCCGCGTGCTGCCCGCCTCGGTCGAAGAATTCGTCATCATCCCTTCGCAGAACGGCATGCCGACCTCGACGGTGACAATGCGTCGCTCGGATATCGAGGCGCTGGAGAATGAGGCCGCCACCGACATGCTGGCGCGCACCCGCTTTGGCGAGGCCACCTCTGCCAATACGCCGCCGATGACGCTCGACTCCTATCCGCGCTTCCGCTGGTCGCTGGCGCCCTATTACGCCTACAGCACCTTCGACCCCGAAGGCCCGCTGCGGCTCGACCTTGGCGCGTCCCTGCGCGGCACCTATGAGATCACGCCGAACATCGTGCTCAGCGGCTCAGTCAACAAGAAGATCTTTGGCAACCTCGACGACATCAGCCGCGAGGACGAATCCAAGCTGCCGCGCGTGCGCACCGATTACGGCGAGTTCGCCCGTGAGAGCGATCCGTCGATCCCGCGCCTGACGCTTGGTTTTTACGGCAAGCTGGCGCCCGAGCTTTATGGCCGCCTGACGCTTGGCTATCTCGAGCCGATGTATGCCGGTGCCTCGACCGAGGTGCTGTGGAAACCCGCCGACAGCCGCTTCGCGCTTGGGGCCGAAGTGAACTATGTGGAGCGGCGCGACTTTGACATGCTGTTTGGCGTGCAGGGCAATGAGACCACCGATCCGGTCAGCGGCATCACCCGCAGCTTCCCGCATGTGAACGGCCATGTCTCGGCCTATTACGACTTCGGTCAGGGCTACAACGCGCAGCTTGATGTCGGGCGCTACATCGCGGGCGACTCCGGTGCGACGCTGACGGTCACCCGCGAATTCGTCAACGGCTGGCGCATCGGCGCCTTCGCGACGAAGACCGATGTGTCGTCCGAGGACTTTGGCGAGGGGTCGTTCGACAAGGGTCTGTTCATCACCATCCCGGTCGCCATCGGCACCGGCGAGCCGTCGCGCGCTGACAGCACGATCACCCTGCGGTCGGTGCAGCGTGACGGCGGTGCGAAGCTCAATATCGATGATCGGCTCTACGAGCGCATTCGCGAAAACCACGAGCCCGATGTGGCCGCATCCTGGGGGAGATTCTGGCGATGA
- a CDS encoding flagellar motor protein MotB, whose translation MAVDSNVAPVIIKRKKKGGGHGHHGGAWKVAYADFVTAMMAFFMLMWLLNATTEKQRKGLADYFNPTIAVARISGGGDGLMGGESTFSENVLPRMGTGSTSLQATEMHAARGSVSSGTAEPDAAEEAALEELRDRLTGRHGESMVDDGLMRHVVTRVTDEGLVVELFETADAPLFEPDGSPTYLLQRLSQIIAGAAEMVRNPLAIEGHVPAAPIVLARDSSWERSADRAGQMRALLGQAGVPKGRIARVTSHADREPARANPMDPRNGRIEVIFLRQR comes from the coding sequence ATGGCCGTCGACAGTAATGTCGCGCCAGTCATCATCAAGCGGAAGAAAAAGGGTGGCGGCCATGGGCATCATGGCGGCGCCTGGAAGGTCGCCTATGCGGATTTCGTGACGGCGATGATGGCTTTCTTCATGCTGATGTGGCTGCTCAACGCGACGACCGAGAAACAGCGCAAGGGGCTGGCGGATTACTTCAACCCAACGATCGCGGTGGCGCGGATATCGGGCGGCGGAGACGGGCTCATGGGAGGCGAGAGCACCTTTTCCGAGAACGTGCTGCCGCGCATGGGCACCGGCTCGACCTCGCTTCAGGCGACAGAGATGCATGCGGCGCGGGGCAGCGTGAGTTCCGGTACCGCCGAGCCCGATGCCGCCGAAGAGGCCGCGCTCGAGGAACTGCGGGACCGGCTCACCGGGCGTCATGGCGAAAGCATGGTCGATGACGGGCTGATGCGGCATGTGGTGACGCGGGTCACCGATGAGGGGCTGGTGGTCGAACTGTTCGAAACCGCCGATGCGCCGCTGTTCGAGCCTGACGGCAGCCCGACATATCTGCTGCAGCGGCTGTCGCAGATCATCGCCGGGGCGGCGGAAATGGTGCGCAACCCGCTGGCCATCGAAGGCCATGTGCCCGCCGCACCGATCGTTCTGGCACGGGATTCCTCGTGGGAAAGATCGGCGGACCGGGCCGGGCAGATGCGTGCGTTGCTGGGTCAGGCGGGGGTTCCGAAAGGGCGCATCGCGCGGGTTACCTCGCATGCGGACCGCGAGCCTGCGCGCGCCAACCCGATGGACCCGCGCAACGGCCGTATCGAGGTGATCTTCCTGCGACAGCGTTGA
- a CDS encoding flagellar hook-length control protein FliK: protein MKSSPDLRSVQVAKRPLELSLSLSRTEVGLLHTSSGLRQFNGLDDIFSGLVHNYGVEVVDERKEESINAAAEGRPKNWLKYFGHEPTLIYDRGYLIKTASRNLVVGCGINVEMHSDKLFHNRDVLEDFESQGLEFRGSGVKKGLNFFGLSDFEGQQDLDFDYWSYPQILPIEVTYFIFDNHIILGAYEAEEWIYFVTEGGEFSNGGESDCAAEAPLNIKYIIGEGLVQAGEDSKIARLHSAKPSEGYSKYHNFSFKLSRKYNPKHESNTDNSGNLFICQAKEVYDCSDKAILQGPDVLDKTGRILKPGKSLASGEVFGLEVKRIVPFIPKTRPVIFNLDMSSQMTPFVQEAIELRSILLNEADKEYEQEMKFPHSIAHEESAGKENARAQSIDQISRADLNSSDTERSIEGRKLKSSLRGDRIAPVPASHSEKSVTFSSPIESLSLFPELDSGYAKQIQEGIHSVAWQKLPRDAIRKDNFYGLMFATPRIECEEDGLESTNVSHKHVIGRRQGGSADVMSAKDILAARNTSDLISALKGDSLKHIEASDYPKSDASNAIFSRIVLVRQDPASLEGGLLGPVERPAEQLDTLQSQRSAPEAAEKKRRLSADVVGKIRTGQEALFEELVSMDAKSNGVRFAEVSIPPDRPSRTEPVLWRAGRDGVLEDATDIPAGTKGQKKSDVCESAVTFTPPAPQLKTERWQRPELGPRPSQEVRAGLKALVRRRQIENVRMDKAIPGEPQSARAETAPFKANFVPRRPQPAAASASNRVPFEVGGQRIAETSAPARQPRGVAANSFDERPSPELGQPLGAEEMADPSVVLSTASAQTETRSIAAAKEGHPAPKTQPQIRQLAEAIIGAEEGSVELQLEPEELGRVSFNVKHSDQGVTLHITADRPETLELLRRHAEQLARYLQEHGYQNSSFSFAGGRSGRQSAPQKLRDAGPRLASVETNPSVTLAAESKRHASDGLDLRL, encoded by the coding sequence ATGAAATCATCACCTGACCTTAGAAGTGTGCAAGTTGCTAAGAGGCCTCTTGAATTGAGTTTATCGCTGTCTAGAACCGAGGTTGGCTTGCTTCACACGTCAAGTGGTCTTCGGCAATTTAATGGTTTAGATGATATATTTTCGGGACTTGTTCATAATTATGGAGTTGAGGTGGTTGACGAGCGCAAAGAGGAATCGATCAACGCCGCAGCTGAGGGGCGCCCTAAAAATTGGTTGAAATATTTTGGACACGAACCTACATTGATTTATGATAGGGGGTATTTAATTAAAACTGCTTCGAGGAATTTAGTGGTTGGGTGCGGTATAAATGTTGAAATGCATTCAGATAAATTGTTCCATAACAGGGATGTTTTGGAAGATTTTGAAAGTCAAGGCTTAGAGTTTCGTGGTTCTGGGGTTAAGAAAGGCTTAAATTTCTTTGGTCTCTCGGATTTTGAAGGTCAGCAGGATCTAGACTTTGATTATTGGTCGTATCCGCAAATATTGCCTATAGAAGTTACTTACTTTATATTTGATAACCACATCATCTTAGGTGCGTATGAAGCTGAAGAGTGGATTTATTTCGTAACTGAAGGTGGGGAATTTTCGAATGGAGGTGAGAGTGATTGTGCTGCCGAGGCCCCTTTAAATATTAAATATATAATAGGTGAGGGTTTAGTTCAGGCGGGCGAAGACTCAAAAATTGCAAGACTCCATTCCGCTAAGCCTAGCGAGGGATATTCTAAATATCACAATTTTTCTTTCAAACTATCGAGAAAATATAATCCTAAACATGAAAGTAATACAGATAATTCAGGAAATCTGTTTATATGCCAAGCTAAGGAGGTGTACGACTGCAGTGATAAAGCAATTCTACAGGGTCCTGACGTTTTAGATAAGACTGGTCGGATCTTGAAACCTGGGAAGAGTCTCGCGAGCGGAGAAGTCTTTGGGTTAGAGGTAAAGCGTATAGTACCATTCATACCAAAGACGAGACCGGTTATCTTCAACTTAGACATGTCCAGTCAAATGACGCCTTTTGTCCAGGAAGCGATTGAACTTCGATCAATATTATTGAATGAGGCCGATAAGGAGTATGAGCAGGAGATGAAATTTCCTCATTCTATAGCTCATGAGGAAAGTGCTGGTAAGGAAAATGCTCGTGCCCAGTCAATCGATCAGATAAGTCGGGCGGATTTGAACTCGTCGGATACGGAAAGGTCTATCGAGGGGAGGAAATTAAAGAGTTCGCTGCGAGGGGATCGCATTGCACCGGTGCCAGCTAGCCATTCCGAAAAGAGCGTAACTTTCTCAAGTCCGATAGAATCTCTCTCCTTATTTCCAGAACTTGATAGTGGATACGCCAAACAGATCCAAGAGGGAATACATTCGGTTGCGTGGCAAAAATTGCCAAGGGACGCCATCCGAAAAGATAATTTTTATGGTCTTATGTTCGCGACACCGCGAATTGAATGCGAGGAGGACGGGCTGGAGTCAACGAACGTCAGCCATAAACACGTTATTGGGCGGAGACAGGGAGGCTCAGCCGATGTCATGAGCGCCAAAGATATCTTGGCCGCTCGGAACACCTCTGATCTGATCTCGGCACTCAAAGGCGATAGTCTTAAGCATATTGAAGCCTCCGATTATCCGAAATCCGACGCTTCGAATGCAATTTTCTCAAGAATAGTTCTGGTTCGGCAGGACCCAGCCAGCCTAGAAGGAGGTCTGCTTGGGCCTGTAGAGAGACCCGCCGAGCAGCTTGATACCTTGCAATCGCAGCGATCGGCGCCGGAGGCAGCGGAGAAGAAGCGAAGATTATCTGCAGATGTGGTCGGGAAAATCAGGACCGGGCAAGAAGCTCTTTTTGAAGAGCTCGTTTCAATGGATGCGAAGTCCAATGGTGTCCGTTTCGCGGAAGTGTCAATTCCGCCAGATCGTCCTTCGCGGACAGAGCCAGTGCTCTGGCGCGCAGGGCGAGATGGGGTTCTCGAGGATGCCACTGACATCCCTGCAGGAACGAAAGGACAAAAGAAAAGTGATGTTTGTGAGAGTGCGGTAACGTTTACCCCTCCGGCGCCCCAATTGAAAACCGAACGTTGGCAGAGGCCCGAACTGGGTCCCCGGCCCAGCCAAGAGGTTAGAGCGGGGCTGAAGGCACTTGTTCGGCGGCGCCAAATCGAAAATGTGAGAATGGATAAAGCCATACCGGGAGAGCCGCAGAGTGCGCGCGCAGAGACAGCTCCATTCAAGGCAAATTTTGTGCCGCGGCGACCCCAGCCAGCGGCGGCTTCAGCCTCGAATAGGGTACCTTTTGAGGTGGGGGGACAGCGCATAGCAGAAACAAGCGCTCCGGCTCGACAGCCGCGGGGCGTAGCGGCGAACTCATTTGACGAGCGCCCAAGCCCAGAACTCGGGCAACCCTTAGGTGCCGAAGAAATGGCTGACCCGTCAGTGGTGTTGTCAACTGCCTCTGCGCAAACCGAGACACGAAGCATCGCGGCGGCCAAAGAGGGGCATCCTGCGCCGAAAACCCAACCGCAGATTCGCCAGCTTGCCGAGGCGATCATTGGCGCGGAAGAGGGTAGCGTGGAATTGCAACTCGAGCCGGAAGAGCTTGGCAGGGTCAGTTTCAACGTGAAGCATTCCGACCAAGGAGTCACCTTGCATATCACCGCTGATCGGCCCGAGACGCTGGAGCTTCTGCGGCGCCACGCGGAGCAACTGGCGCGGTATCTTCAGGAGCATGGCTATCAGAACAGCAGCTTTTCTTTCGCGGGGGGGCGTTCGGGTCGGCAGTCAGCGCCCCAAAAGTTACGCGATGCAGGGCCGCGCCTTGCGTCGGTAGAGACGAATCCGTCGGTCACCTTGGCCGCGGAATCGAAACGGCACGCATCGGATGGGTTGGATCTCAGGCTTTGA